From the Endozoicomonas sp. Mp262 genome, the window CTCAAGTGGACAGAAGGGCCATTTGGTGAGGAACTGGAAGTCTTTAGCAGTCCCATCCTTTCTGCCAGCACCCTGAGTACCAGCTTGTGGTATCAGTGCTATGGTGCAGTGGTGACATCGGCCACCCTGGCATCACTAGGGAACTTTAACCGGTTTCGAATGCGCTCAGGGATTCCGGCAGAATCCCGTTGTGTTGTGGTTCCCAGTCCCTTTATTCACCGAGACGCTGCCTCTCTGGTGGTGCCGGCGATGGACGCTGATCCCCGCCAGGCCGATGAGCATACTGATGCCCTTATTGAGTTGATTCCTGAATTGTTACAGCAGCAACAGGGGACGTTAACGCTGTTTTCATCCCGGCGGCAAATGCAGGATGTGTATGCCGGATTACCCACATCCATACAGGAAAATATTCTGGTTCAGGATGATTATTCCCGTCAGGAACTGTTGAAGCGGCACAGGGAGGCCATTGATGAGGGTAAGTCCAGCGCTCTATTTGGCCTTGCCAGTCTGGCAGAAGGCATTGATCTGCCGGGTAATTACTGTGAGCATGTGATTATTGCCCGAATTCCCTTTGCGGTACCTGATGATCCGGTGGAGGCAGCCCTGGCTGAGTGGTTGGAAAAGCAGGGACGGAACCCTTTTATGGAAATGACTGTTCCCGATGCAGCCACCCGGCTGATACAAGCCTGTGGTCGTTTATTAAGGACAGAAAAGGATACCGGGCAAATCACCCTGCTGGATCGCAGGGTGGTGACACAGCGGTATGGGCAGATGATTCTGGACTCCTTGCCGCCGTTTGCCCGGCGGATTGAGCATTATTTGGGAGTTTAATTCTGCCGGACTGATTTATAGACTGTTAACGCTTGTTTTATACCACACTGTTTGCTTATGTCCAGTGTGGTATGAAAAAGTTGTTTTATTGAAATCAAGAATAGTTTATTGCTATTTCTTTCCTAAGAAATTAGTCAGAGCTTCATGAATATTGCCCAGTAAATTCTCAGAAGTATCTGCAAAATTCGCTACAGCGGGGTTATCGCTCTGCCTTAGAGCACTAAAAAAATCTCCTACTGTTTCTAATCCTGACTGTATCTGAAGTTGTGGAGATGCTTTATTTTTTCCTCTTACTTCATCAGGTATATCTTTCGTAACAATATCATCATGGGACGCTGTCATTAAAGGCGGTTTTGAATTGGCAATACCCAAAAAGTACCCTTGATTATAGGGTTTTGTATCTTGTTTGCCTCGGGTATTAACAACAGTTCCAAACATATAACGCCCATTATCCTTGCTTCCGGTTCCTGCTCCGTGTTTAAACATATTTTTTTTCATGAGCTGTAAACAAACAAAGTTGGTTAATGGGTGAAAATTAGTGTTGCTGTAGCGATAATTGGGAGTAACAAAGTGAGACCAGCAAGGAATAAAATTTCCCAATTCATCACAATAAGGGTTTATCTGCACATTTTGTTCTGTAAGGTAAAATTGACTGGTTAAAGGTATTGGGTCGGCATCTATTTGGCCCAGCTTAATGCAAGGTTTGACCTTATAAGCCCCTGCTATTGTTGTATCAAAACCACTGCCTGTGGCCGCAGAAGCTGTATCAACTGGCAGCCCTGATACGGGGTCAATCAGGGATAATATTTCAGCATCCCATGTTAACCAGAAGGGAGAACTTTGAAGTTCTGATAGGGAGTTAACACCAAAAACGTGTTCCCAAAGCTCTTCTCTCTTGGTTTCATTGGGATCTGTCCAGGTATTCCAGTAAAAAAAATGGAGGTCCCTAGGAGTTGTGTCAGTTGTTTTTGGCAAGTGCTTGTCAATTTTTAGAGCATCTTCCTCAGCAGAAAGCCAAATGAATTTATTGTGTTTTAACTTTGTATCAGCAGTTTCTAGTACGCAAACACAGTTATTTTCTGATTTTTTTACAACCCCGAAAATATATGGAGAAGCTTCAAATGCTAATCTGCCTTTTTTTGGGGAAGGAGGCTCCTCAAGGGCACTGGATCCCGCTTGAGCTGGATCAGTAGTATCTTGCTTGGTAGACATGATGCAGAAAGGTGAAGTGGTACTATCAAGTAGCTGATACTGGTGGGGAGGGTTCTCCCAGGACTTCCAGATGGCAGAAGGTGGCGCTGCGTTGGTAAAAAAAGAGAGTAATGCAGCATTAGCAGCTAAGTAGTAAAGAGCAAACTTATTTTTCATAGTGTGATAGTTATTCGAATTGAAGAGTAGGAGTAGTATTTATAGTAAATTTTTGGAAATGAATGTATGGTTGTTTGCAATTAGAGAACTGGTTTTATAGAAGATTATAATTAGTTATTATATTACATGCTCGCTCTTACTGATTGTTAAGATATTTATTAAATGGTGCCTAATTGGAAAGCCGGAGTTTGATAAATCGGTGGGTGATACATTTTAGAAATAGCCTGTATGGGTAAGCAAGATATAGCTATCTGATTTTCCAGCTAACTAGCTGAATTGAGTTTAAATTGAAATTTGCGCCCTTGGGTGTAATAAAATCTCACTTAGGGCGCGATGTGAATAAGTCTATTGCTCTCCGAAGGTTATTTAATTTGTTCATCTTCATCTTCATCTTCATCTTCATCTATCTCATCATGGTTGAGTTGAGATAAAGACAAAGCGCTCTTTTTTTCTTCCTTTGGCTTAGCGTCCTCTTCTTTCTTTTCCGTATCATCCTGGGTATTTAATGGATCGATAGTGGGGATCTCATGGCCTTCTTCATTCTGTGAAAGCGTATTGTTTTCATCAGCATGAACAGCAATGGCGACAAAGGTCAGGGGAATGGCAACGGCCAGGGCCAGTAGGGTACGCATAGTATGAAATAACATAAAAACCTCTCAATGTTATTTTTACGGTTATTTGTATGTTTTCCAGTCTGACCTTTTGACCGGAATAGTCTTGATAGGTTCCCGGTTCCCTTATTCCATTGCTGCATTTCAGTCAATAAATCCGGAAAAGACAGCGGCTAGCAACGATTCCAAGCCTCTTCTACATAAGGTAGAATGGCTCGTTTGGTTAAATCTGTGAGTAATTTGGGCGATGCTTGAAGTTAATCCCATCAAGGAACGTATCAAAGACCTGAGCGCACGAACTGACGTGCTTAGGGGGTATCTTTGACTACGCTCACAAAAGTGAGCGTCTGCAGGAAGTAGAGCGGGAGCTGGAAGACCCGGAAGTCTGGAATAATCCGGACAATGCCCAGGCCCTTGGCCGGGAGCGGGCGCAGCTGGAATCAGTGGTGCAAACCATTGATGAGTTGACCCAGGGGCTGCAGGATGCCGATGAATTGCTGGATATGTCTGTGGAAGAGGCAGATGAAGACGGCATTCAGGGTGTGGTGGATGAGTTGGATCTATTGGCTGAGAAACTGGAGCTGCTGGAGTTCCGGCGGATGTTCTCTGGTGAAATGGATGCCAATAATGCCTATCTGGACATTCAGGCGGGTTCCGGCGGTACTGAAGCCCAGGACTGGGCCAATATGATGTTGCGGATGTACCTCCGTTGGGGTGAAGCCCGGGGATTTAAAACGGAGCTTATTGAAGTGTCCGACGGTGAAGTTGCCGGGATTAAGTCCGCTACCGTTCAGTTCACGGGTGAGTATGCCTTTGGCTGGTTAAGAACAGAGACCGGTGTGCACCGTCTGGTAAGAAAGTCTCCCTTTGACTCCGGTAATCGTCGTCATACCTCCTTTGCCTCTGTCTTTGTATCTCCCGAGATTGATGACAATATTGAGGTTGAGATTAACCCGGCGGATCTGCGGGTGGATACTTATCGCTCCAGTGGTGCCGGTGGGCAGCACGTTAACACCACAGATTCCGCCATCCGGATTACCCATGCCCCCTCCGGTATCGTGGTACAGTGCCAGAACCAGCGCTCCCAGCATCAGAACAGGGATAAGGCCATGCAGCAGCTGAAAGCCAAGCTGTATGAGCTGGAGATGCAAAAAAGGACCGCTGAAGCCCAGGCCCTTGAAGACAGTAAGTCTGATATTGGCTGGGGAAGCCAGATTCGTTCCTATGTGCTGGATGACTCCAGAATCAAAGACCTTCGCACAGGTGTTGAAGTTCGCAATACCCAGGCTGTGCTGGATGGTGGTCTGGATAAGTTTATCGAAGCAAGTTTGAAGAAAGGGTTGTAATCCTGGCGAATACCTTCTTCTGGCAATGTCTTTGTCCAGTGCCCGTTTTTTCGAAGCCTGGGTGAAGGCAGTCAGCGATGGTCATTTACAGAAATAGAGTGATTTATGTCTGATCAAGAACAGAATATCGAAGCGCAGGAAGAGAACAGGCTGGTTGCCCTGCGTCGGGAAAAATTGGCAGCTATCCGCTCCCGGCGTGTGGCTTTTCCCAACAAATTCCGCAGGGACTCCCTGGCGGGCGATCTGCAGGAGCAGTATAAAGAGGCCTCCAAAGACGGGTTAAGCGAAGCGGGCATTCGGGTCAGTGTTGCGGGCCGCATTATGCTTAACCGTGGTGCCTTTATGGAACTGCAGGATATGTCCGGCCGTATCCAGCTTTATGTTAACCGTAAAGCCCTCGATAAAGAGACCCTGGCGGAAATCAAAACCTGGGATTTGGGCGACATTATCGGTGTAGAGGGTACCCTGCAGCGTTCCGGCAAAGGGGATCTTTATGTGGATATGGCGCAGGTTCAGCTGCTCACCAAATCCCTGCGCCCGCTGCCTGAAAAGCATAAAGGGTTGACCGATACGGAAATGCGTTATCGCCAGCGTTATGTGGACCTGATTACCAGTGAGCAGTCCCGGGATGTTTTCCGTACCCGCTCCAGAATCATTGATGGCATCCGTGAATACTTCCGCAAGCAGGACTATATGGAAGTTGAAACCCCCATGCTTCAGGTAATTCCTGGTGGTGCCACTGCCCGTCCTTTTATTACCCATCATAATGCCCTTGATATTGATATGTACCTGCGGATTGCTCCGGAGCTGTACCTGAAGCGAGTGGTTGTGGGTGGTTTTGAGCGGGTTTACGAAATTAACCGTAACTTCCGCAATGAAGGTCTGTCTACCCGTCATAATCCTGAGTTCACTATGCTTGAGTTCTATCAGGCCTATGCGGATTACAATGATATGATGGACCACACGGAAGCCATGCTGAAGGGGCTGGCTGAAGATGTGATGGGTAAAACAGCCTTTGAATACCAGGGAAAAACCATTGACTTCGGCAAGCCGTTTGCTCGTATGTCCGTGTTTGATTCTATCCTGCATTTCAACCCTGAGCTGAAGGCAGAAGATATTGATAATATGGATGCTGCCTGTAAAGTGGCTGAAAACCTGGATATTGAAGTCAAGGCTATTTGGGGACTGGGTAAGGTTCAAATTGAGATCTTTGAGAAGACCGTTGAACACCGTTTGCTGGACCCAACCTTTATTACCGATTACCCAACCGAGGTCTCTCCCCTGTCCCGTCGTAATGATGAAAATCCGTTTGTCACCGAGCGCTTTGAGTTCTTTGTTGCAGGCCGGGAGATTGCCAACGGTTTCTCAGAGTTAAATGATGCGGAAGATCAGGCTGAGCGTTTCCGTCAGCAGGTAGCAGAAAAAGATGCCGGTGATGACGAAGCCATGCACTACGATGCGGATTATATCAACGCCCTGGAGTATGGTCTGCCACCTACTGCCGGAGAGGGGATTGGTATTGACCGTCTGGTAATGCTGTTTACCGACTCTCCATCCATCAGGGATGTGCTGTTGTTCCCTCATATGCGTCCGCAATAGATTCTCATCGGGCTTTTCCTTTGCACCTCATTCCCAGCATCTCGCTGGGAATCCGAGCGCCAGCTCCGTTTTATCCTGTTAACTCCCCTCTTTAAATCATAGCCATCCATAAATAATCCCTATTTGTGACTGGCAGACCTGTAAACTCCTGCTAATTTTTAGTTTGGCATTTTGGACAGCCGTTTGTTGATAGCTTTTGCCAGTGACAAAAGCACTTGCTGGTGATTGTGTGAAGCAGGGTTGACAAGTACCGGGTTGCTATAGACAAGGAGTAGCGGTGAATCTTTTGCTAAAAAGTACTCGTTGATAACTGCCTGACGGCTGACTATCCCGGAAACGGGCTATGCCACTTTGATTATAAAACTGTATTTCCATGATCTATAACATTCAGGCAAAAGGCATTCCACTATGGACGCAACAAAAAGTGCTCAAATTAAAGCATCAGACTTGAAGTACCAGGGTCGAAAGGCCAGTCGGGCCAATAGTGAGCAACGTCGGCGTTGTATACTGGAAGCGGCATTGAGAATCGTGGTCAGGGAGGGGGTCAGGGGTGTTCGACACCGGGCGGTGGCAAAGGAGGCTGAAGTGCCTCTTTCTGCAACCACTTACTACTTTAAAGATATCTCGGATCTTATTACTGATGCTTTCACTTTATTTGTTGAAATGGGCGCAGAAAAATTTAATGCCTTTTGGGAGGAGTCGGATTCCAGGCTTCAGGAAGCGCTGGGTTCTCTGGATGGTTCTGTCCAGTCGAAACAGCTTTTTGCGGAAAATATGACAGAACTGGCCTTTAGCTATGTTCAGTTCCAACTCAGGGAACACCGGGATTATCTGATTGTGGAGCGCTCTTTTCAGCTGGAGTGTCTTCGTAATGAAAATTTGAAGCCAGTGGCTTTTCGTCATCAGCGATACCTTCTGGATAGTCTGGAACATTTTTTTGGTCGCCTTGGTTCCAATGAGGCACAAGTGGATGCCCGGCTATTCATTGCAGTGATCATGCAGGCAGAGTATGAGGCCCTGGTGATTGGAGAAGATCACTGTGCCGCCATGATTAAGGCCATGTTAAGCCGACAAATCAAGGTGATGTTAAAAGTGAGCTAAAACTGGCCAGGTTGGAAAACCGTCATTTGACAGTTCTGTGCAGGGTACGCTTTAGAAACCGGTTTGTTGACCAGACAGATATAAAGTTCCGGGTTTTTAAGCGGGTTGTGGTTTGGGGACTTTTGATGTGCTGGCTGAACGGTATAATTCCCATAATCTATAAATGGGAGTTACAGTATGCCGGACATCAGGCTTGAATCATCCTGGAAGAGCCATATCCAGGATGAGTTCAGTAAAGAATACATGCAGGCCCTCAAGGCATTTCTGGTTCAGGAAAAACAGCATGGGAAAATGATCTACCCCTGTGGTAGTGAATACTTCAGGGCTATGGATCTTACTCCCTTCGAACAGGTGAAAGTGGTTGTTTTGGGACAGGATCCTTACCATGGGCCAGGCCAGGCCCATGGTCTTAGCTTTTCAGTGAAACCGGATGTGAGGATTCCTCCCTCACTGGTCAATATGTATAAAGAGCTGCAGGATGACCTTGGTATAGCACCCGCCCGTCACGGGTTTCTTGAATATTGGGCAAAACAGGGGGTTCTGCTGCTAAACAGTGTCCTGACTGTAGAACATAAGCAGGCGGCTTCCCATCAGGGTAGAGGCTGGGAGCGTTTTACTGACAGGATGATTGCCGAGCTCAATGAGAAACGGGATAACCTGGTCTTTATCCTGTGGGGTAGTTATGCCCAGAAAAAAGGGCAGTATATTGATGAGTCAAGGCACCTGGTATTAAAGTCCGTCCATCCATCACCACTGTCGGCACATAGAGGTTTTTTTGGAAGCAAACCATTTTCCCAAACCAATGATTATCTGGCCAGTCATGGCATTGCTCCCATAGACTGGCAGCTTCCCGAACAGGTATAACAGCCGTTAGAGTGGCTAAGAGAAAGCAAGGGAAGCTAATGGGGAATAGAGGCCCAGGCTCCTCACCTTTCGGTGCTGCAGCAGGTGTTTTGATTCACCACAGAGGCACAGAGAACACAGAGGCTTATTGCTGCTATTCTTGAGGGAGCCTGGCTGAACTCATTTCAGAATTTACTGGGATAGCTCACCGCAGAGATTGATACCTATCTGTTCCCTTACCTGTTTCGGAGACATTCCCATGGAGAATAAATGGTGGAGTTTGCAGAACAGGGCTTCCGGTGTGGCATCATAGCCGCTCACCATACCGGTGCGGGCAAGGGCTGACCCTGCCGCATAACTGCCCTGGCGAACGGTGCCGCGGTGGCACTGGGTCTGATTGACAATAACCTTGCCTTTGGCGCTGGCGTCTGTCAGTACTTTCAGCAGTTCCTGATCCTGGTCGGGGCCATTACCTGTTCCATAGGTGCGTAATATAAAGGCAGAGTAGGGTTGCTGGAAGGCGGTTTCCAGCCATTGGGCTGTGATACCGGGGAACAGACACAGGGGCAATACATGGGGATCAGAATCACAGTCCAGTAAGAACGTTTCTTTTCCCTGAGACTGCCATAACAGTTGCTCATTCAGTTCTATATGAATATCTGCCCGACCCAGCCACGGGTAGTTTGGGCTATCAAAGGCATCAAACCAGTAAGCATTGAGTTTTCTGCTGCGGTTACCCCTCATTAGTCGTCCATTGAAGTACAGGCACACTTCCTTGATACGATCGTCAGTGGCAACAGAGAGTGCGCCAACAAAGTTTTCAAGGCCATCGGTGCGCGCTTCACAAAGAGGGATTTGAGAACCGGTGAAGATGACTGGCTTGTTCAGGTTCTGTAGCATAAACGACATCATTGAACAGGAATAAGCCATGGTATCGGTACCATGCAGTACAACAAAACCGTCATAGTCCTCATAGCGGGCAGCAATATCCGAGGCAATTTGCTTCCAGTTATCGGGACGGATATTGCTGGAATCAATGAGCTGTTCATATTCAAACAGCTCAAACTCAGGCAGGCTTTTCATCACATCCGCTGGCAGCTTTTCACTGAGCAGAGCCATTAGGTTGTCACCCGGAGCATAGCCTGAATCGGTTGGCTTCATACCAATGGTTCCGCCGGTATAAGCGACGTAGATTCTTTTTGCCATCAATATCTCTCTTAAACAGCTGTTGGAAAGTGTCGTCTAAGCAAGGCTGTTGCTATTTTTCACAACACTCTTTTCCATAAGATTGTCATTAGGGGCTGGATTATAACGATTTTTTATAGTTATCACTAAAAAAACGCCCTATGCCGGTTGGCGGCACAGAGCGTTTTTTAATAAATCAAATTAACGGTTAAGCGGCTGCATAATCGCCAAGGTTTTCCTGACTTTTTACATACTTGTTATCATTTGGCCGGAATTTACCCAGGTAAGCAAACAGAATAACCAGGCCAATGCTGATAAAGCTCATCCACATATAGGGGATATAGGCAAAGGTGGACACACCCAGCAGGCCTGCCATAAAGATACCGTTATCACTCCATGGCACCATTCCGGAAGTCAGGGTTCCACCAAACTCAGCACTACGGGATAACATACGGCGGTCAGCGCCCAGGCGGTCGTAGTTTTTAGCCATAATTTTAGGTGTCAAAATAAGTGATACGTACATGGCGCTACCAAACACATTGGCCAGGAAAGCGGTGATCACTGTATAGACGGTCAGATTACCTTCATTGGTGACTTTCTTTTCGAACTGTTTGGCTATGGTTTCAAGGATGCCAACCTTATCCAGCAAGCCACCAAAGCCTAGGCCAAAAATAATCACGGCAACAGAGCCCAGCATGTTAGACATGCCACCACGGTTTAGAATGCTGTCAATAAATGCATTGCCTGAGTCAATGGTCAGTGGTGCCCAAATGGCACTCATGGCTTCCACCGGAGAACGATCCTGGAGGATGATAGCCCAGAGCATGCCCATGGCAGCACCAAATGCCAGCACCGGATAAGAGGGTAGCTTTTTGGATAGTAAGAAAAGGACAATGGCAACAGGAATAAAGGCCAATGGAGAGATTGTGAAATTCGCGTCCATTGCCGTCATAACCGCCTGCACCTGAGCCAGGTCGGCATTGCCACCGTAGCTGAAACCGGCAATAGTAAAGGCAATACCCGTTAAAACGTAAGCCGTCAGACTGATGGGAAGCATTCCTTTAATGTGGTCAACAATTTCCACTTCAGACATGGAGGATGCCAGGATAACGCTATCAGAAAGAGGGGATAGTTTGTCACCAAAATAGACGCCCGACAGTACTGCACCGGCAGTCATAGGCGCTGGGATTCCCAGACCCTGGCCAATACCCATCATGGCAATACCTGCCGTTCCGGCAGCTCCCCAGGATGTCCCTGTAGCCAGTGCAGTCATTGAGCAGATCACCATGGTGGCCAGGAGGAATACGGAAGGGTGAATGGTCATCAGCCCATAATAAATAATACTGGGTACGATACCGCCGGCGATCCAGGTGCCAACCAGTGCACCTACCGCGATCAGGATCAGTATGGCACCCATCCCCTTAAAAATACCTTCTGAAGCAGCCGCTTCCAGGTCTTTGTATTTATAGCCCAGCTTGATTCCCAGGCCCATTACCAGAAACCAGCCGATGAACAGTGCCAGCTGAATGGGGAGATTCAACTTGGCGGTAAATGAAAAGGCCAGTGCCAGGAAGGTTCCGAGAACAAGGGCAGCTTGTCCCATGGAAGGCAATGAAAGCTTCTGCTCCATCCAAACAATCTCCGTACTTCTTGACCATGGCATGTCTTTATCATCGCTGACTTATATACGTCAGTGTCTGTTAGTGTTGCCATGGTTGTTGTGAATAGATGTTAACGCGGACTGTATGCTAATCATTCAGGCTGGCGTTTTTTTGATCTAAGTCAGAAAATTGACCGAATCGATAGTCTGAGCAATAAAAATCTGACTTGGATCATTTAAGGCGAATAAAAATTGATTGATTAGTTGCCTGTTATCATTAAATTATGACTTAGTAATAATTTTTATTGTTAATAATAACTGGTTTGGCTTTTATTTTTGGATGGATTTGCTAAATCAATACTTTTCTATGCTGCTTATATGGTGAGTATTACTTTTAAGGCTGCGGCTGACCGAGAGGGTTGGCGTGATTGCGAAAGGTAAAAATAAAATAGAATAAAGGTGATCATCGGGTGGAACCAGGCCAAAAAACTCAGAATAATAGCCCGCTAGCCCAGCCTCAGCCTAAAACTGATAATAAAGCTCAACGCAGAGGGCGTTTGGGGTATAGGCGTGTTCGTTGGTGGAGGTCAGCAGGGCGGTTACAAAAATTAGCCGAGATAGCCGAGCGAATCCCGTTGCTGGGGAGGATGATCGTACTCACAAGGCAGGTCACCTCCATAAGAAAAAAGGATCCGGATCTTAAGGAGGGGGATTTTTGGGTTGAGGAGGAACTTCCTGTTGATATCAACAAGCTTCAGGGCATTGTAGAGGATTCGGCCATTGCCCAGCTACCCTATGATCTAAACTGGGATCGTGTCCGGGAGGCTGAAACCTCGCTCAACAGGAGTTCAGTGAATGCGCCAGGAGGGCAGGGCTTAAGGCTAACCAGGCACCAGCCGGAATCAGGTATTTTTCATATGCTGATGGATATGAAAAGCAGAGAGGACGCTGAAGTTAAGGATAAATTATTTAAAGGATTGAGGTTATCACCATCGGGTGTGCTGTTTGATGAAACAACGGGATTGTCAGCATTAATGGTAAGATCCCGGAATGATAATCAGTTGAAGGTTCATAATTTTCTGGTGGAAAATGATCCCGTGAATACCCCTAAAGGCTATAAGTTATTTCATAAGCAGTTCAAGTTGGGCCTTATTGGTAAGCGAACGATTATTAAAGGGCAGAAGGAAACGGGAAAGAATAGTTTATACGGGCGTCACTCCTGGTCCCATCTACATTATGTTGCGGCAGTGAAAAAGCGTTACAGGCAGTTGCCTGAGCCACAGAAACCGTTTCCAAACCGGCCGTTTGATAAGGAATAGCACCTGATGCCATTCCTCCTGGTGTCCGATGGACTGTTAAATTAAAGCCGCTCTTTGAGTCCTGATACCCGTTCGGTGGGCATTTTGATGGCCTTTGTTAAAATGGTGCTGCTGCAAAATAGATCCAGCTTTTTCTTGGCCCGGGTAATGCCGGTATAAACCAGTTCCCTTGTGACCACCGGATTAAACTGTTCTGGAAGCACCATTACTGTATGCTCAAATTCTGATCCCTGGCTTTTATGAACGGTCATGGCAAAAACGGTTTCGTGCTCCGGAAGCCTGCTGGGAATCAAGTGCTTAAGAGTGCCATCGGGAAGTTCAAAAACAACCCTGAGTCGTCCGTCAGAATCTTTAAGGGTAATACCAATGTCGCCGTTAAATAAACCGAGGGCATAGTCATTACGACTGATAAGTACAGGCCGGCCCGGATACCAGATACCCTCCGCATCAACCAACTGGTGATAGGCCAGTGCTGAACGAATGGCCTGGTTTAGGCCGACTACGCCATACCGTCCTTCCCTCAAGGCGCAGAGCAGCTGGAAGCGATTAAAGGCTTTCAGAATGTTCCTATCCTGCTCACCGGCCTGAATCAGGGATAAGTACTGTTGATAGCCTCTAACACAGAGATTGATAAGGTGCGGGTAACCTGTTTTGTCATTATCCATGGGATGCAGGGTGATATCTGAAAAGCCCCGGGACAGGGTTCGTTTCAGGTCAGTCAGGTTACCGGTATTGACGGCATTAGCCAAACTACCAATACCTGACCGTGCGTCAAAGCGATAACTTTTTTGTAGCAGGCAGAGGCTATTATGAATAGCTTTTCCATCCTGCTGACTGTGCTCTGACAGATCAAACCCTGTCAGTTGCTCCAGAACCCGGGTTTGATCAGGGGAGTATCCCCCTCCGGCGGCAGCGCAAATATCACCCAGTACACTCCCGGCCTCCACGGATGCCAACTGATCTCTATCGCCTATTAAAATTAAACGTGCATGGCTTGGTAATGCTTCAAGCAGACGGCTCATAAGTGGCAAGTCGATCATCGAAGCTTCATCTATAACAAGAATATCCAAATGCAGGGGATTATTCCGGTTATGCTTAAAGCCCGGACGCCCTGGCAGAACACCCAGCAGGCGATGAAGCGTACCGGCCTCCGCAGGAATGGTATTTTTTACCTCTGCCGTACAGTCCAGTTGCAGGCGGGCACTGCCAATAGACTCCGTGAGCCGTGCGGCAGCCTTGCCGGTAGGGGCAACCAGCTTAATGATGGGGGTACTGTCTTTGGCTTGGCTCAGCTCCACTAACAGGGCGAGTAGCCGGGTGACGGTTGTGGTTTTGCCTGTACCGGGACCACCGCTGATTACCGAGAAGTTTCGGGTTGTGGCAAGGGCGGCAGAGATCTTTTGCCAGTTGAGGCAGCAGTGGCCGGGAATGTGTTTATCCAGTGCCTTCAGGTCTGAGCCACTAT encodes:
- the recD gene encoding exodeoxyribonuclease V subunit alpha, with product MLELLKQLAHDRQIRPLDYQFARFINSLNNDKVLTLASALVSHQLGLGNVCLSLKQISHDRLFGLNKDLSLQLAANIDVDIPQWSDYLQQLPEVGEGSQPTPLVIDNQRLYLYRYWQYETQVAHYLNSRNSIKVEIPAASLILDRLFRRDYHFILGQCQSLQNSEAIQQALIKWLDIEDTKVSVINWESVVNCISVANSGSDLKALDKHIPGHCCLNWQKISAALATTRNFSVISGGPGTGKTTTVTRLLALLVELSQAKDSTPIIKLVAPTGKAAARLTESIGSARLQLDCTAEVKNTIPAEAGTLHRLLGVLPGRPGFKHNRNNPLHLDILVIDEASMIDLPLMSRLLEALPSHARLILIGDRDQLASVEAGSVLGDICAAAGGGYSPDQTRVLEQLTGFDLSEHSQQDGKAIHNSLCLLQKSYRFDARSGIGSLANAVNTGNLTDLKRTLSRGFSDITLHPMDNDKTGYPHLINLCVRGYQQYLSLIQAGEQDRNILKAFNRFQLLCALREGRYGVVGLNQAIRSALAYHQLVDAEGIWYPGRPVLISRNDYALGLFNGDIGITLKDSDGRLRVVFELPDGTLKHLIPSRLPEHETVFAMTVHKSQGSEFEHTVMVLPEQFNPVVTRELVYTGITRAKKKLDLFCSSTILTKAIKMPTERVSGLKERL